The genome window ACCAGCGAGTTGGCTTAAACAACGTTAGAGAGAAACTCAAAATAGTTTGAAGTCTAAAAAGACACCCAAACAATTGTTGGAAAACTGAAGGTGCACTAAGATTAAGGGTTGAatataggtaccgccattttggctagaaattgCAATCAAAAAGCGATTAGAACACCTTCAAAatgtagtgaatgctcatttaaaaccctggaggctgttctctggaaagcaataaacagactccagcccttgaaatgagctttCACTATGTTTTGAAAGAGCTCTAAaggctttaggatttggaggacTCGACAAAATGGCGATACCTATTGTCAACccttaaggtgaaactatatACTCACTCTTTATTATGTTAATGTATTAGGAACACCGGAACTCTTTCAAACATCAACAAATAGGACAAgataatggctgatatgaaaGAGACTGGCGTGTGATTTTATCTAAAACActatatgtactgtacatgtacacaaagcctttctgcacaaaattgaagtaaaagcacttGCTTGTCTTTGTCATATAACATGTTGTTCGGTGGCAACGCAAACTATTATGTTCTCCGAGTAACACTTTTACCAGTTTGTGGATATTTTGGATGAATTCTTGTTGACTGGCAACATGGAGGCACTATAGCATCACCTTAACGAGTATTCAATCTATATCCATCCACAAGTTTGCAGTCATTCTGTAATGAGCGTCATTACAAGCGTACATAAAACCGTAATCACTTGATCATTTAGAACTTGTGACAGGGCCTACCAGGCTTCACACTCTTAAATGTTACTCACAAAATATAGGAAATAATGAATGTGACTCTCTTGCAATATAATGTTATGATAGTAATAGACAGGCTTCAAACAGCTTGCAATCTCTAGGCCTTCTGACTTCTACCATATAATATTGTGACACATATAATTATAAAAGGTTACACCGAACATAATACAATATAAGTCGATAcaagtttatacatgtaaatacatgacAATACAATTTATACAATTCAATACATAAGGATATTAAGGTTATAAGGTAGCTACCCTACCTCATGCAATTacaatatcaatacaagttaaCATGTCAATACAAGATATACCAGTCCATACCTTTGTTCACCCATGCAGTCAGCATATCAAAGGGTGTAAGTAACTCATAAGTACTATGAAAGGAATTGAGTGCAACATCCAACTTCCTATGTCATAATACCGATCTGAGAGTGTCTGGATATGTAAGCCAAGCCCCATGTTGATAATATGCGCATTGTCGTTGGATGCCATCCAACATTCAACTCAGTCGAGATGAACAATGCCAATGTGTCGcctttgtatcaatttcatAGTTAAAAGTAGAAAATAGATTGTAAAACTTCAGAAATCATCTTAAATAAGACAGGGttgcattttttaccaaaatctgaaagttctgaaactttttttcagaagtggTGAACATTTGGTATATCATCTCCGTGATGTGTCCCCAACCTCGGAAAGTCTACAGTTTTGCAATTTCATCTCTGAATAACGGAGAGTTGTAAGAGGTGGAGGGGGTCTGAATAATTTCCGAAGTTTTCTAAAATGTTACGGTTGTGCTTGTTTTCCTTTGTACACCACACGATCCCTCACCATTCTCTCTCTCAAAGTCAACATAGCAGCTATTTTGAGCCCGGTGTCATTTCGAGAACGAATTCCCTACCACTTGGCTTTGAAGGTCCTGACGCACTTGAGGCTTtcgattaaggaattgaacccgaggcggaggaccttggttgagttaccaagacactcgagggtggagctaaaatacagtccaaacccgagccgacaggcgagggtttggacgaaattttagctccacccgagagtgtcttggtaactcaaccaaggtccgaagccgagggttcaatttctattctaaaatacctcaaacttaaaaagataggccacgagataacttgaatatgtgcgaatttggcaaattccatccatcgcctgcccggagcgccggtagcgccgttgtttacattatgttacggcagcgcctataggaagtccggatcggctcgctcaagtgacgctaaaatccgcgcaaatgggctatttggggcgtttttctcggcaaatatgtgtagtgctcattaaaaaacttagggtggttgatgcttccttggctgatttgtgtttgaagcagtgttttgagagcctcaaacttctgaagtgagctgtgtgcatggttccacattttagtgcaacccgagggaactttggtagagcatcttggttgcgtgtccaaaacactccactctcagaacgaggcttatgcattttccatttaaaagttgactttacggtaccaaggtattttagaatttcgAACCAAAGTCCGAGATACCCTGCCAGAGACTCTCTCCGACCGCTGCGCCTGTCGCGTCGGCCCAACTCGTACACATGCACTCTCGTGGTTTGAACTGGCGGGGCCGGGTGAGGTCAGGGAATAACCATAGATGTGGTTACACCGGAGCATCCGTCTCGCATACAAAGTGTTCATCGGGGTGAAGATTACTGGAAATAAACATATCAATATCAGGCACATTGTACTTCTGAAAGCGATTACTCAACACTATTTATTGTGTATgaagtggtttcacgtgacgccATCACCTTGCATGCTGGAGGgatagacaaaagaaagcaagcccgAAAGACCATGACAGTATTTGATTTATTTAAGTcaggcacgacaaatcattgtcCAGCCCTCCAAGAATCTATTCGGTGGATTGTAGGCCAATACGAGAGATATTGTAGTTAGATAGTTCATTCAAATAAAGTGCATTTTTGAACCAAGAGGGGAATTGGTCACTGTAATCAAAGACAATGAAAGAATTATTTCTACCGGCTGTGCTGTAATTTAGTATGGTCTTTACATCCTAAGAAGGACTTGCTGTAATTAGCATAATTTACGCAATGGAACTCTCTACAGAAACTATGATATCAAACATGGATATTTAGGTTAAGGTCGTCAAAAAATTATGCATGTCTTGAACATGATTTAAGGTCATCAAAAAGTTTAGATATGAATTATAATGAATTCTAGAGGGTCTATCATCAGAAAATTCTCTTTTCTGATATCCGACATCTCGGAATATACAATGTACGCGAAGATGAGTGAATTATTAATTTTAAAGCTAATTGTCTTCAATGGGATTGACCAAGAGAGTTACCTTGCTCGCTATTCTAATCTGACGATGTAACAACCTATGTCAGGCTCGTCATCAGCGGCTTCAATGCCTGGCCCATCTTCCCTCGCGTCGTCACCATGGTTCTCATCACCACGCTCCAGGCGGGACATCCTACCAACGATTGCCGTCATCAACTTGGCGACTTGATGAGACTTGGCTATGTTGAGTTTCAAGCCTTCCAGCAGATTGACGCTGGGCTGCCAGTAGAACGGTAGGTTGCCCTTGCCGAGGTAATCCTCAAGTTGGCTGTAGATGATGTAGACCATCTCTGGCAGGCTCCTGTTTGTCTCAAGGAAGTCGTCTATGTTATGGAGGAAGACTGTCTTCAGGAGGTAGCTTGTAAGGAAGTGACTGACGAAATGTATGACGCCGTTCGTATCTCTAATCACAACGCCACATGCCATAGGTGACCTCAGACACTTTGCTGTGATGTAGGCGTCTTTGATTCTTGGATCCAAAGGTGCGATTGTTGCAGGTTCTAGATGAGAGAAGGAGATCCGCAACATTCTTTCTCTGTCTTCCTCGGGTAGCAACCGTCCGTACTCACTGTCCTTGTGTGGCGGTTTCAGGACCAGCCTATACCCACTCTTCCTCAAGGTGTCCTCGTCCATTCGCCAGGTCTTCTTGATAGCATCGTCTGGCCAATCATCAACATGAAATATCGGTACTATATCCACAGAGATAAGGAGACTGGATGATATATTTTCAAACCTTTTGATAGTCACAGGAACACTGGCCAATCCTCTTCTAACATCAGCTTGAGATAAGATGTATCCAGTCCGTTGATAAACACAAACGTCCGCCGTTACCTCACTTTCAGACTCTCCGTTCTGTAGTGCATTATCGGACCAATCATCTTGCCAATCATCGGGCCAATTATCTACAGGTAAGGTTGTTACTATATGGTCTGAGACAATGCGTTTTGAAGGTTTATCATCGGGCCATCTGATAGTCACAGGAACACTGGCACCGCCTCCTCCAGCAACTGCCTCCAAACGGATTTCTCCGCTTTTTTTAGACTCTTGGGCTTTTGTGCTAAATTGTAGGGTTTGGCTTTCAATCTCATGGAGTGCTTTACTTGATAAaaacctgttcttaatttttctaatttgtaTATACTTATATCCATGTAAGTTGTCAACCATTTCGTTTCGAGAGAGATGATTTGGAGATACCAATCTAAGGAAGTCCATTTCATCAGGCAGCTGAACCTTCGTGCCCTCAGCCGAACTTCCGCATAACTCTGAACCCTTAACAACCTCCTTCTCCCTTACAAACCTCATGATAGTTTCTGAAACACCACCCTTGATAATATTCACGCTGCCTAGTCCCAGTACACAAGATAGTTCTGAAAGTTTGTATCTATACGCGGGTGTAGCATATTGCTCATTTAATCGCGACATGACGTAAGAGAGACTTTGTTCGCAGGAATGTCCTAATCGGTTGCTTGCTTGATAATTAAGTTTTGATTGAAAGGGGAAGCATTCATAAGCCTTCAATCCATGGATGTTGGGTCGTTTGCAGTCAAGCCCAGCGAtgataagatattgatagatatcTAGGCAACCGGACTCAGCTGCTAGATGAAGCAGTCCTTTTCCATTTACGCTGCAGTTCATGTCAGCTCCAAGCTGATGAAGTTGTCTAACTGTCCGAAAATGACCACCTGAAACTGCCTTGGCAATAGGCGACCATCCACTGGCATTGGGCAAATCCAATAACTTCCGTGCATCACTGCTTCCCAAGTATTTTACGATATCGGCATGGCCACACGAAGCAGCAGAATATATAATACTCTCCGACGAAAAGTTTGATGTGGATGTATCTGCTCCACTCCTTATTAGGAGTTGGACCACAGAGAGATGACCCTTTATGATAGCATTTTGAAGTGGGGTGTTTCCTTTCAAGTCACGGATTTCTAATGACATCCCGCGTCTAAAAAGATATTCAACGACCCGTCGTCGACCAAACGTTGCACCAATATTTAATAGCGATCCATAACTAAAACTTCTGGAACAAGCACCTTCTTTCAACAAAACGTCaacaatttcaacattaccCCATTTAGCTGCGCAAACTATCGGAGTGTCGTTTTCATAGTTACTGACTTCAATAATTGCATCCGCTTTAACTAATAGATCCACCACATCCTTATGTCCTtcagtcgaggcgatgatgattggagtatccccgtccttgtctttacattctatattcgcccccgctttaatcaatagatccaccacctcttggtgtccattaatcgaggcggtgatgattggagtattcccgctaTTGCCTTTACATGctatatccgcccccgctttaatcaatacatccaccacctcttggtgtccttttatCGAGGCattgatgattggagtattcccgccattgtctttacattctatattcgcccccgctttaatcaatagatccaccacctcttggtgtcctataatcgaggcgatgatgattggagtattcccgccattgtctttacattctatattcgcccccgctttaatcaatagatccaccacctcttggtgtccattaatcgaggcgatgatgattggagtattcccgccattgtctttacattctatattcgccttcgctttaatcaatagatccaccacctcttggtgtccattaatcgaggcggtgatgattggagtattcccgtcattgtctttacattctatattcgcccccgctttaatcaatagatccaccacctcttggtgtcctatAATCGAGGcgaagatgattggagtattcccgccatcgcctttacattctatatttgcccccgctttaatcaatagatccaccacctcttggtgtcctataatcgaggcgatgatgattggagtagtcccgccattgtctttacattctatattcgccttcgccttaatcaatagatccaccacctcttggtgtccattaatcgaggcgatgatgattggagtatacCCGCCCtcgtctttacattctatatccgcccccgctttaatcaatagatccaccacctcttggtgtccattaatcgaggcgatgatgattggagtattcaagtcattgtctttacattctatatccgcccccgctttaatcaatagatccaccacctcttggtgtccattagtcgaggcgatgatgattggagtattcaaatcattgtttttacattctatattcgcccccgctttaatcaatagatccaccacctcttggtgtccattaatcgaggcgatgatgattggagtattcccgtcattgtctttacattgtatattcgcccccgctttaatcaatagatccaccacctcttggtgtcctataatcgaggcgatgatgattggagtattcccgccattgcctttacattctatattcgcccccgctttaataaATAgctccaccacctcttggtgtcgattagtcgaggcgatgatgattggagtaatcccgccattgtctttacattctatattcgcccccgctttaatcaatagatccaccacctcttggtgtcctatAATCGAGGCgttgatgattggagtattcccgccattgcctttacattctatattcgcccccgctttaatcaatagatccaccacctcttggtgtccattagtcgaggcgatgatgattggagtattcccgtcattgtctttacattctatattcgcccccgctttaatcaatagatccaccacctcttggtgtccattaatcgaggcgatgatgattggagtattcccgtcattgtctttacattgtatattcgcccccgctttaatcaatagatccaccacctcttggtgtccattaatcgaggcgaagatgattggagtattcccgccattgcctttacattctatattcgcccccgctttaatcaatagatccaccacctcttggtgtcctttaatcgaggcgatgatgattggagtattcccgctaatgtttttacattctatattcgcccccgctttaatcaatagatccaccacctgttggtgtcctttaatcgaggcgatgatgattggagtattcccgccattgtctttacattctatatccgcccccgctttaatcaatagatccaccacctcttggtgtcctttaatcgaggcaatgatgattggagtattcccgccattgtctttacattctatattcgcccccgctatAATCAATaaatccaccacctcttggtgtcctttaatcgaggcgaggATGATTGGAGTATACCCGCCCtcgtctttacattctatattcgcccccgctttaatcaatagatccaccacctcttggtgtccaaaAGTCGAGGcgaagatgattggagtattcccgccattgtctttacattctatattcgcccccgctttaatcaatagatccaccacctcttggtgtccaaaAGTCGAGGcgaagatgattggagtataCCCGCCTAGgcttttacattctatattctcCCCGGCTGTAATCCATCGAGCCACAAGATTTTTGtctcctttaatcgaggcgatgatgattatgaGATCCATGTAATTTTTGCACTTTATATGTACTCCAGTTCACAGAATGAGAGGAGGAATCTGATTAGCCAAAAATAACCGAATGCTGCTGCATCGAACAGAGCAAGTAGGCGCCGTGTGGCTGGCATCGTGGACTGTTCTTGGGAGCTGGAAATCAAACATTTCCATAATATAGTGCgtatcaaaaaaaggtaatccaaaTTCATGGAGTTAATATGCCAATACTATTTTGTTCAACAAGCTGATTAACATGTGGTTTACTAATGAAGAGGAGATCCTcagctttccaatgataccattCTTGCATTAATTGCGGTTTCACATGACCGAGTAAATTGTAACTGAAAATGACGAGCTCAAATCAAAAAATGTCCAAGTTTGGTGAATTGAAATAAACGATTACAAGCTGATCTCTCACTTTTTTCCTTTGGGGATACATGAAAAACAAGGTGTTTGCGACTTCTCCCGTAATCTTAATGACTTGGAGGCCGAATTCAACACGAAGTGGATGATTTACGCAGGAATCGCGCAGTGATCAGACAAGCAGTTCAGGGCATGCTCTATCGCTGTGAACTTTGTGTTGCAAGAGGCGGAGGGCATGTTGAACGTGTGGGTGCATAAATACAAGATAAGAAGATCTCTGaataaagccaaataattcCTGAGAAAATCGTGTTCGTTTTGATCTTTTTAAGTTTGTAAACGTACAATTTGAACGTATTCATTCAACTTGCACAAACTTGGAAATTTTCGATTTGAACTCGTCATTTTCTATTACAATTTACTCGGTCATGCGAGACCGTAATAACGCAAGAATGGTATCAATGGAAATCTGAGGATATCCTCTTCAATAGTAGACCACATGTAGCTTCTGAAACTAAATAGCCTTGGAATATTAACCCCTTGACTTTAGATTACCTTTTgttgatacgcactgtataaTGCAGTGCATTCTCGGAGTTGAAGCATCTTTATATGCAGAGAATTGCGATGATATAATATGTTGCCACCTGCTAAAGACAGTACAATCAACAAGTCCAATTAATTTAATATAATCCTGCAAAAAATGGTGAGTTAAAAGAATCTCTCGTACGCGACAAAAAATAGTAACAGCTCCACAGACGAGCGATTTAGATTGGTGAAAGCCGCGATTTAAAGCACATGCGACGGTTATCACTTGTTTGGGTCAGTGCTTTACCAGGCGATTACAAGTTTGCCTGCAATGAAACACGAGATCTTAATGTCGCACAGATCAAGATAAGAAATTGAGACCGCTGCCTCGAAAATGAGGCCCAGTGTAAAATCATTTGTCTTAATGAACTATTTCACGCAGAAGCAGTGAGATAAGTCCAACCTAGGAAGAGTCAAGGCTAATCAAATTACAAAAGCCCCCTATATTCAAAACTGAGTGTTACCTCACCAATAGCTTGTTTGAACAACTTTCGTCTTTCGCGTTACAGTCGAATGTGTTTGAATCAGTTATATCATACTGTTTTAGTGTCAACCAATCGAATGAAGTCCCTTAGGAATGATGTTTTttacaatgaaaaaaataataaacacATACCGAAGCCACTTCATATCATgcagtcacgtgacgggcgTACCAGACGCCTCAATGCCAATGCTATCGCTTCCGTATACCAGGTACGTAGGAGCTGGGCCTAGGAGGGCAGGTCGGAAAGAAAAACGGTCTGGAACTCCGTAGTAAAATTCGAGCAACAAGAGTGCGTTTTTAGACTGAGGAGGCacacagaaatgctcaggttgttgcAGTCGCTCACCAATTATTACTTTTCTTTTCCAGTCTACTTCAGCAACCTCGGCCTCATCGTTCGTATCTCACATGCTTATATGCATGCCTTGATGGACGGTAATCAGAAGTGCCGATGCCATTTTATGACTGAGAGAGCGCGATATGAAACGAAACATTGCTAAATTGTTCAAGCTATCTTTATGCTTCTTGTACGATACAGTGCCAACCATGACAAGCCATTAGGCCAATACGGGTCGTCGTCTTGGCTAGGACTCTAAGATACCACAACATGGGAAGGAATGTCGGATCGCTGCGCGAGTAGTGGACgcaaacatttttacaacagtaGTGTTGTGATCTGTGAATTATGTTGGACTGTGTCAATGCACGGAATGTCACTTAAAAACGCATAAACCATCtcgaaataattcattacatatTTCGACACTTTGACACGCATCTTTTTCTAGTGAATATACAGACCTATATCATCGCTTATTGTGACGAACTCGGATATCAGTCCGCTAGAGAAACCCAGCccgagaacaacccatttaccgCCATTTCCTGGACACAGCACACCCTCGCCGTGCGAGGctaatcattccacattttactatGCTCCAATGATTACCCTGGCCCCAAATGTTTAATCACTATTACAAGAAAATTGCAATACTTTATCCAGCAAAAAT of Lineus longissimus chromosome 17, tnLinLong1.2, whole genome shotgun sequence contains these proteins:
- the LOC135501640 gene encoding serine/threonine-protein phosphatase 6 regulatory ankyrin repeat subunit B-like gives rise to the protein MDLIIIIASIKGDKNLVARWITAGENIECKSLGGYTPIIFASTFGHQEVVDLLIKAGANIECKDNGGNTPIIFASTFGHQEVVDLLIKAGANIECKDEGGYTPIILASIKGHQEVVDLLIIAGANIECKDNGGNTPIIIASIKGHQEVVDLLIKAGADIECKDNGGNTPIIIASIKGHQQVVDLLIKAGANIECKNISGNTPIIIASIKGHQEVVDLLIKAGANIECKGNGGNTPIIFASINGHQEVVDLLIKAGANIQCKDNDGNTPIIIASINGHQEVVDLLIKAGANIECKDNDGNTPIIIASTNGHQEVVDLLIKAGANIECKGNGGNTPIINASIIGHQEVVDLLIKAGANIECKDNGGITPIIIASTNRHQEVVELFIKAGANIECKGNGGNTPIIIASIIGHQEVVDLLIKAGANIQCKDNDGNTPIIIASINGHQEVVDLLIKAGANIECKNNDLNTPIIIASTNGHQEVVDLLIKAGADIECKDNDLNTPIIIASINGHQEVVDLLIKAGADIECKDEGGYTPIIIASINGHQEVVDLLIKAKANIECKDNGGTTPIIIASIIGHQEVVDLLIKAGANIECKGDGGNTPIIFASIIGHQEVVDLLIKAGANIECKDNDGNTPIITASINGHQEVVDLLIKAKANIECKDNGGNTPIIIASINGHQEVVDLLIKAGANIECKDNGGNTPIIIASIIGHQEVVDLLIKAGANIECKDNGGNTPIINASIKGHQEVVDVLIKAGADIACKGNSGNTPIITASINGHQEVVDLLIKAGANIECKDKDGDTPIIIASTEGHKDVVDLLVKADAIIEVSNYENDTPIVCAAKWGNVEIVDVLLKEGACSRSFSYGSLLNIGATFGRRRVVEYLFRRGMSLEIRDLKGNTPLQNAIIKGHLSVVQLLIRSGADTSTSNFSSESIIYSAASCGHADIVKYLGSSDARKLLDLPNASGWSPIAKAVSGGHFRTVRQLHQLGADMNCSVNGKGLLHLAAESGCLDIYQYLIIAGLDCKRPNIHGLKAYECFPFQSKLNYQASNRLGHSCEQSLSYVMSRLNEQYATPAYRYKLSELSCVLGLGSVNIIKGGVSETIMRFVREKEVVKGSELCGSSAEGTKVQLPDEMDFLRLVSPNHLSRNEMVDNLHGYKYIQIRKIKNRFLSSKALHEIESQTLQFSTKAQESKKSGEIRLEAVAGGGGASVPVTIRWPDDKPSKRIVSDHIVTTLPVDNWPDDWQDDWSDNALQNGESESESPYLCGYSTDISC
- the LOC135501918 gene encoding cyclic GMP-AMP synthase-like receptor, whose translation is MDEDTLRKSGYRLVLKPPHKDSEYGRLLPEEDRERMLRISFSHLEPATIAPLDPRIKDAYITAKCLRSPMACGVVIRDTNGVIHFVSHFLTSYLLKTVFLHNIDDFLETNRSLPEMVYIIYSQLEDYLGKGNLPFYWQPSVNLLEGLKLNIAKSHQVAKLMTAIVGRMSRLERGDENHGDDAREDGPGIEAADDEPDIGCYIVRLE